From Diospyros lotus cultivar Yz01 chromosome 4, ASM1463336v1, whole genome shotgun sequence, a single genomic window includes:
- the LOC127800704 gene encoding filament-like plant protein isoform X2: MDRRNWLWRKKSSDKSSGETESSESVSSHSERFYDDQAYPNHHTQSPEVTSKAAPGDDELHGSVKTLTEKLSAALLNIKVKEDLVKQHAKVTEEAVSGWEKAESEVLALKQQLKAAGQKNSALEDRVGHLDGALKECVRQLRQAREEQDQKISDAIAKKTREWEVTKSEFESQLLELQSQLQATKAEALTSVNPDLGPKLDAVEKENSALKHELLSRVEELEIRIIERDLSTQAAETASKQHLESIKKVAKLEAECRRLKAMNRKASTTNDYRSVTASSVYVDSFTDSQSDNGERLLAVENDSRKIGGLEQSESQPGHSDSWASASIAEFDQFKSDKVLGRDVMVPSVEIDLMDDFLEMERLAALPETESGSYWPNPGASLDQPDDGKSSLKAELEAASSRTSELEHELEKKEMEKMELEIALTECQDQVNTLRNQLMEVEMKLVELQTQLAMAHEARIAAETELDTSNAKRELSESHLKVTETELKTLLSKVGSLEQELQKEQVLSAEAVTKSKKLEDEILRMKHEVQTQKAAILNGDLKIKQDLSLGKMIGNAEEKGGLY; the protein is encoded by the exons GCATATCCAAACCATCATACTCAATCACCAGAAGTCACATCCAAAGCTGCACCTGGTGATGATGAACTCCATGGTTCTGTGAAGACTTTAACTGAGAAACTATCAGCGGCTCTTCTCAACATCAAGGTCAAGGAAGACTTGGTAAAACAACATGCAAAAGTTACAGAGGAAGCTGTCTCAG GATGGGAAAAGGCTGAAAGTGAAGTGTTAGCTTTGAAGCAGCAACTCAAAGCTGCGGGTCAGAAGAATTCGGCCCTTGAAGATCGGGTTGGACATCTTGATGGAGCTCTCAAGGAGTGTGTTCGACAGCTCAGACAAGCTAGAGAAGAGCAAGACCAGAAGATCAGTGATGCCATTGCCAAGAAAACCCGTGAATGGGAAGTTACAAAGTCTGAATTTGAGAGTCAGCTTCTTGAGCTCCAGTCTCAACTCCAAGCAACTAAAGCTGAAGCTCTTACCTCTGTTAATCCTGATCTCGGCCCTAAACTTGATGCTGTAGAGAAAGAAAATTCAGCTCTCAAGCATGAACTTCTTTCTAGGGTTGAGGAGCTAGAGATTAGGATTATTGAGAGGGATTTGAGCACCCAAGCTGCTGAAACAGCTAGCAAACAACATCTGGAGAGCATAAAGAAAGTGGCCAAGCTTGAAGCAGAGTGCCGTAGGTTAAAAGCCATGAATCGCAAAGCATCAACCACTAATGATTACAGGTCTGTTACTGCCTCATCGGTTTATGTTGATTCATTCACAGATAGCCAATCAGACAATGGGGAAAGGCTACTCGCAGTTGAGAATGACAGCAGAAAAATTGGTGGTTTGGAGCAGAGTGAGAGTCAGCCTGGCCATTCTGACTCATGGGCATCTGCCTCAATTGCGGAGTTTGATCAATTTAAGAGTGATAAGGTGCTTGGAAGAGATGTTATGGTCCCTTCAGTTGAGATAGATCTCATGGATGATTTCCTTGAAATGGAAAGGCTTGCAGCATTACCAGAGACAGAAAGTGGAAGCTATTGGCCCAACCCAGGAGCCTCATTGGATCAACCTGATGATGGGAAAAGCTCTTTAAAAGCTGAACTTGAAGCAGCAAGTAGTAGGACATCTGAACTGGAGCATGAGTtagagaagaaggaaatggaaaaaatgGAACTAGAGATTGCTCTAACTGAATGTCAAGATCAGGTCAATACATTGAGAAATCAATTAATGGAAGTAGAGATGAAGCTAGTTGAACTTCAAACTCAGTTAGCAATGGCCCATGAGGCAAGGATTGCAGCTGAAACAGAACTTGATACTTCCAACGCAAAAAGAGAATTGTCAGAGTCACACTTAAAAGTCACTGAAACTGAGTTGAAAACATTGCTTTCAAAAGTTGGTTCCTTGGAACAAGAGCTTCAAAAGGAGCAGGTTTTGTCAGCGGAAGCTGTTACCAAATCTAAGAAATTGGAAGATGAGATTTTGAGAATGAAACATGAAGTTCAGACCCAAAAGGCAGCAATCTTAAATGGAGATTTGAAAATAAAGCAG